A single genomic interval of Noviherbaspirillum cavernae harbors:
- a CDS encoding sensor histidine kinase, protein MLEYLNMAGAVYLNDVLLDSDPRLLEPLTRAWNTPRYWLLSPPVLRAGTNTLLIRVSGLAAYQPGLGMLHVGEPNVIHERYKHERRLRHDLQFFSLAVTATLGCFFLPLWLMRRRETAFGWFGLMSLAAWCYELNQVATSPWPFADNHGWEIANSIAFLLYSASFTMFVLRFCERRYPRIEGAFWTLVASGALALVFTPHAHIQVMRDIMAALPGLTYFASCILFFTFAWRSRRPDQLILSLCVAVFILVGIHDFLVFFKVLDSNIYYAALTSPIQLISMAMVLGWRFVANLRRIERFNEELNLKVSAATEELAATLKRQHELEVVNVRLGERLNLAHDLHDGLGGTLVSSIATLEHAPEGIPSERFLTILKELRDDLRIVVDAASSHQFAETSLADMIAPLRHRLTRLFENQQIACHWQLSGIDRCYLAASDSLDVMRILQEGLTNVLKHSRADRVNTELVYSAQSLDLVITDNGIGLTPEPVEWQTGAGMRSMQRRANRLGGVFKIVHASGNTVLTVHIPYKSKVAKEEKLTS, encoded by the coding sequence ATGCTGGAATACCTGAACATGGCAGGCGCTGTTTACCTGAATGATGTTCTTCTGGACAGCGACCCCCGTCTGCTTGAACCGTTGACACGCGCCTGGAATACTCCCCGGTACTGGCTGCTGTCTCCACCCGTGCTACGCGCCGGCACCAACACCCTGCTGATCCGTGTCTCGGGACTGGCCGCCTATCAACCCGGGTTGGGGATGCTGCATGTGGGCGAGCCGAACGTCATCCATGAACGTTACAAGCATGAACGCAGACTGCGTCACGACCTGCAATTTTTCAGCCTGGCGGTGACCGCGACTCTGGGCTGCTTTTTCCTTCCGCTTTGGCTGATGCGGCGACGGGAAACGGCATTTGGATGGTTCGGCCTGATGTCACTGGCCGCGTGGTGTTATGAACTGAATCAGGTCGCCACCAGCCCCTGGCCATTCGCCGACAACCACGGTTGGGAAATCGCCAATTCGATTGCTTTCCTGCTCTACAGCGCCAGCTTTACGATGTTTGTCCTTCGTTTTTGCGAACGACGCTACCCCCGTATCGAAGGGGCATTTTGGACTCTGGTCGCCAGCGGCGCGCTGGCGCTGGTGTTCACGCCGCATGCGCACATACAAGTCATGCGCGACATCATGGCAGCCCTGCCCGGGCTGACCTATTTTGCAAGTTGCATCCTGTTTTTCACCTTCGCATGGCGCAGCCGGCGACCCGATCAATTGATCCTGTCGCTATGCGTTGCGGTTTTTATCCTGGTCGGCATCCATGATTTTCTGGTTTTCTTCAAGGTCCTCGACAGCAACATTTACTACGCCGCATTGACCTCGCCCATACAACTGATCAGTATGGCGATGGTGCTGGGGTGGCGCTTTGTCGCCAATCTGCGGCGCATCGAACGATTCAATGAAGAACTGAATCTCAAGGTCAGTGCCGCCACGGAAGAGCTGGCAGCTACACTAAAACGTCAGCATGAACTTGAGGTAGTGAATGTACGACTGGGCGAACGGCTTAATCTTGCGCACGATCTTCACGATGGGCTGGGTGGTACCCTGGTCAGCAGCATTGCCACCCTTGAGCACGCACCGGAAGGCATTCCATCCGAACGCTTCCTGACGATCCTGAAAGAACTTCGCGACGACCTTCGCATCGTTGTCGATGCCGCGTCCAGCCACCAGTTCGCAGAAACGTCGCTGGCTGACATGATCGCTCCGTTACGTCACCGTCTCACCCGCTTGTTTGAAAACCAGCAAATCGCGTGTCACTGGCAACTCTCCGGCATCGACCGTTGCTACCTCGCCGCCTCCGACAGCCTCGATGTGATGCGGATTTTGCAGGAAGGATTGACCAACGTTCTGAAACACAGCCGGGCTGATCGTGTAAACACCGAGCTGGTCTACAGCGCACAGTCTCTCGATCTGGTCATTACGGATAACGGCATCGGACTCACCCCGGAACCGGTCGAGTGGCAGACAGGCGCAGGCATGCGCAGCATGCAAAGACGTGCGAATCGCCTGGGCGGTGTATTCAAGATCGTGCACGCCAGCGGCAATACCGTGTTAACCGTGCATATCCCGTACAAATCGAAAGTTGCCAAAGAGGAAAAATTGACAAGCTGA
- a CDS encoding response regulator transcription factor, whose protein sequence is MQLRLRSILTALGYTDEALSFSGSIAEAHALLADQPFAMALIDVGLPDGNGIDLIRSLHAADPALPILVISTWSTEQIIVSALQAGATGYMLKDRDDMEIGFSIRSALRGGAPIDPFVAKRILQLMDAEAPGPAGQNNGPPPGPPSSPLSPRETEILGLVSKGLTNLEISEILSLSRLTVECHIKNIYKKLAVKSRTEALFEARASGLLQ, encoded by the coding sequence ATGCAGCTCAGACTGCGCTCCATTCTGACCGCGCTGGGTTATACCGACGAGGCCCTGTCATTCAGCGGCAGCATCGCCGAAGCGCATGCATTGTTGGCCGACCAACCGTTCGCGATGGCATTGATCGATGTCGGTCTGCCCGACGGCAATGGCATCGATCTGATCCGGAGTTTGCACGCTGCCGATCCCGCTTTGCCGATCCTGGTCATCTCAACCTGGAGCACCGAGCAAATCATCGTGAGCGCGTTGCAGGCGGGCGCGACGGGCTACATGCTCAAGGACCGCGACGACATGGAAATCGGGTTCTCCATTCGCAGCGCGTTGCGCGGGGGAGCGCCGATCGATCCGTTTGTCGCCAAGCGCATTCTGCAGTTGATGGACGCGGAAGCTCCCGGGCCTGCGGGCCAGAACAACGGCCCGCCACCGGGCCCGCCTTCATCACCGCTGAGTCCGAGGGAAACGGAAATCCTGGGGCTGGTCAGCAAGGGGCTGACCAATCTGGAAATTTCCGAAATATTGTCTTTATCAAGATTGACTGTCGAATGCCACATCAAGAACATCTACAAAAAACTGGCCGTCAAATCACGTACCGAGGCACTCTTCGAAGCGCGTGCTTCTGGCTTGTTGCAGTAA